One Mangifera indica cultivar Alphonso unplaced genomic scaffold, CATAS_Mindica_2.1 Un_0003, whole genome shotgun sequence genomic region harbors:
- the LOC123205338 gene encoding WAT1-related protein At5g13670-like produces MNFFKKSLPYLAMIFLQFNLASLAIIVKHALDNGLSPRVLVALRMIVAATFISPFAIVIESPVFGQNLYYTGMKNTTATFTVAMNNILPAMAVIMAWIFRLEIVKLRKLHSQAKILGTLVAVGGAMIMTFVKGTLLDLPWTNGRTIIFMKSAIDVQHTDLMKGAVLIVVGLFCWSCFIILQAHILRSYPSVLSLAALVCILSFMEGIILAFLVERGNTKIWSIFNPDAKLLAVIFGGMVSCSNYLIMGWLTKKGGPVFVTSFNPLGLVLVAIFSSFFLAERLFLGRVLGAVVIIIGLYMVLWGKSKDQRRSNSQNIQYDDAAAAAPQNHRQTAVINGDIETPSQSNVIVN; encoded by the exons atgaattttttcaagaaatcaCTGCCATACTTGGCAATGATTTTTCTGCAATTTAACCTGGCATCCTTGGCGATCATTGTAAAGCATGCTCTGGACAATGGTCTGAGCCCACGTGTTCTGGTGGCACTCCGGATGATAGTTGCTGCCACTTTCATTTCTCCTTTTGCCATTGTCATAGAAAG TCCTGTGTTTGGCCAAAATTTGTACTATACTGGGATGAAAAACACTACTGCAACATTTACTGTTGCCATGAACAATATTCTTCCTGCCATGGCAGTTATAATGGCTTGGATTTTTAG GCTTGAGATTGTTAAACTTAGGAAGCTGCATAGCCAGGCAAAGATACTGGGAACCCTTGTGGCAGTCGGGGGAGCAATGATAATGACATTTGTAAAAGGAACTCTCCTGGACTTGCCATGGACGAATGGAAGAAccataatttttatgaaatctGCAATTGATGTACAACATACAGATCTAATGAAGGGTGCTGTACTGATCgtagttggtttgttttgctgGTCTTGTTTCATCATTTTGCAA GCACATATATTAAGATCCTACCCATCAGTGCTCAGTTTGGCGGCTTTGGTATGCATATTAAGCTTCATGGAAGGCATCATACTAGCCTTCCTAGTTGAACGAGGAAACACAAAAATCTGGTCCATATTCAACCCAGATGCCAAACTTTTAGCTGTAATTTTTGGT GGAATGGTGTCTTGCTCAAACTATCTCATAATGGGCTGGTTAACGAAGAAAGGAGGACCAGTTTTTGTAACTTCTTTTAATCCTCTGGGGTTGGTTCTCGTCGCAATTTTCAGCTCATTTTTTCTAGCTGAGAGACTCTTCCTAGGAAG GGTTCTTGGAGCAGTTGTGATTATCATTGGACTGTACATGGTGTTATGGGGTAAAAGCAAAGACCAACGTCGTTCAAATTCACAAAACATTCAATACGATGATGCCGCCGCCGCCGCTCCACAAAATCATCGACAAACGGCTGTAATCAATGGTGATATAGAGACTCCAAGCCAGTCCAATGTGATTGTTAATTAG
- the LOC123205339 gene encoding histidinol dehydrogenase, chloroplastic-like, with amino-acid sequence MYCIVPRKLEEDRPYLLWLWGQNLPNVCHPAKMILQSSGAMISIDMPVAPSEVLVTADKYASPVHIAADLLSQLAGHEPDSQVVLVIGGDGIDLRAIEEEIRKQCQDPPRGEFASKARSHSYTVLLVK; translated from the exons ATGTACTGTATCGTGCCAAGAAAGCTGGAGGAGGACAG GCCATATCTGCTATGGCTTTGGGGACAGAACTTGCCCAATG TATGTCACCCAGCAAAAATGATTCTCCAA AGCAGTGGAGCAATGATTTCAATTGACATGCCTGTTGCTCCTTCAGAAGTTTTAGTCACTGCAGACAAATATGCTAGCCCTGTTCACATAGCTGCAGATTTGCTTTCTCAGTTA GCTGGGCATGAGCCGGACAGTCAAGTTGTTCTTGTTATTGGCGGGGATGGAATTGATCTAAGAGCTATCGAGGAGGAAATCAGAAAGCAGTGTCAAGACCCTCCAAGAGGAGAGTTTGCTTCAAAAGCTCGTAGCCACAGTTACACCGTGTTGCTC GTAAAGTGA
- the LOC123205298 gene encoding WAT1-related protein At2g39510-like, with product MKGAGLIVVGLFCWSCFIILQAHILRSYPSVLSLAALVCILGSIEGIILAFLVERGNTKIWSIFNPDAKLLAVIYGGMMSCSTYLIMGWLIKKRGPVFVTSFNPLSMVLVTIFSSFFLAERLFLGRVLGAVVIIIGLYMVLWGKSKDQLCSNSQNSQDDAAAAAAAATQNGRQTVVINDDIETLSQSNMIVNE from the exons ATGAAGGGTGCCGGACTAATCgtagttggtttgttttgctgGTCTTGTTTCATCATTTTGCAA GCACATATATTAAGATCCTACCCTTCAGTGCTCAGTCTCGCAGCTTTGGTATGCATTTTAGGCTCCATCGAAGGCATCATACTGGCCTTCCTAGTCGAAAGAGGAAACACGAAAATCTGGTCAATCTTCAACCCAGATGCTAAACTTTTAGCCGTGATTTATGGT GGAATGATGTCCTGCTCAACCTATCTCATAATGGGCTGGTTAATAAAGAAAAGAGGACCAGTTTTTGTAACTTCTTTTAATCCTCTGAGCATGGTTCTCGTCACAATTTTCAGCTCATTTTTTCTAGCTGAGAGACTCTTCCTAGGAAG GGTTCTTGGAGCAGTTGTGATTATCATTGGACTGTACATGGTGTTGTGGGGTAAAAGCAAAGACCAACTTTGTTCAAATTCACAAAACAGTCAAGACGACGCAGCCGCCGCCGCCGCTGCTGCTACCCAAAATGGTCGACAAACGGTTGTAATCAATGATGATATAGAGACTCTAAGCCAGTCCAATATGATTGTTAATGAGTGA